From the genome of Flavobacterium ovatum, one region includes:
- a CDS encoding TfoX/Sxy family protein, which translates to MAYDEILSLRIQKQLLEKQIDFIEKKMFGGNAFMIADKMCIGVMKDEMMLRVMDEFYESLLEENHVKPMTFTGRSMKNFLFIEPEAYINETQLARWIKLAIDFGNRGVVKTKMKKK; encoded by the coding sequence ATGGCTTACGACGAAATTTTATCATTACGGATTCAGAAACAATTACTCGAAAAACAAATTGACTTTATTGAAAAGAAAATGTTTGGAGGCAATGCATTTATGATTGCTGATAAAATGTGCATTGGAGTAATGAAAGACGAAATGATGTTGCGTGTGATGGATGAGTTTTATGAATCTTTACTAGAAGAAAACCATGTAAAACCTATGACTTTTACCGGTAGAAGCATGAAAAACTTCCTGTTTATAGAGCCTGAAGCATACATAAACGAAACGCAATTGGCTAGATGGATTAAATTAGCGATTGATTTTGGGAATAGAGGAGTGGTAAAAACGAAAATGAAGAAAAAATAA
- a CDS encoding OmpA family protein: MKKIVVALSVLTLLTSCVSKKKYQELESRNKETQDLLNTCTVKLNSCLEEKAGLAARVDGLRDHNETLITTSKNLTMLTSKGAENLEKSLESLKEKDLRITRLQDAMTRKDSVTLALVSSLKSSVGISDPDIEINVEKGVVYISIADKLLFKSGSYEVSDKAKGVLAKVAKVVNDKPDFECMVEGHTDSVPYVGNGVLLDNWDLSVKRSTSIIRVLTNQLGVKPEQLIAAGRSSYVPLVSNDSAENRARNRRTRIIVLPKIDQFYDMIEKEMKKQQGK; the protein is encoded by the coding sequence ATGAAAAAAATCGTAGTCGCATTATCAGTATTAACTCTTTTGACTTCTTGTGTATCCAAAAAGAAATACCAAGAACTAGAAAGTAGAAACAAAGAAACACAAGACTTATTAAATACTTGTACTGTAAAATTAAACAGTTGTCTTGAAGAAAAAGCTGGTCTTGCAGCAAGAGTAGATGGCTTGAGGGATCATAATGAAACTTTAATCACTACTTCTAAGAACTTAACGATGTTAACATCAAAAGGGGCTGAAAACTTAGAGAAATCTTTAGAAAGCTTAAAAGAAAAAGATTTAAGAATCACAAGATTACAGGATGCTATGACAAGAAAAGACAGTGTAACTCTTGCACTTGTATCTAGCTTGAAAAGCTCAGTTGGAATCTCTGATCCAGATATTGAAATCAATGTTGAAAAAGGTGTCGTTTACATCTCTATTGCTGATAAATTGTTATTCAAAAGCGGCAGCTATGAAGTAAGCGATAAAGCAAAAGGAGTTTTAGCTAAAGTGGCTAAAGTAGTTAACGACAAACCAGATTTTGAATGTATGGTTGAAGGTCACACAGATAGCGTTCCTTATGTTGGAAACGGTGTGTTACTAGACAATTGGGATTTAAGTGTAAAACGTTCTACTTCTATCATCCGTGTATTAACGAATCAATTAGGAGTTAAACCAGAGCAATTAATCGCTGCAGGTAGAAGTTCTTATGTTCCTTTAGTTTCAAACGATTCAGCTGAAAACAGAGCTCGTAACCGTAGAACTCGTATCATCGTATTGCCTAAAATTGATCAATTCTACGATATGATCGAAAAAGAAATGAAAAAACAACAAGGAAAATAA
- a CDS encoding metal-dependent hydrolase — MKITFYGHASLGIQVGGKNIIVDPYISANPAAAHIDINTLEADFILLTHAHGDHIVDVEAIAKRTNAVIVSNAEIAGYYAAKGFTSHPMNHGGSWEFEFGKVKYVNAIHSSSFPNGNNGGNPGGFVIEGEHKNIYIAGDTALTMDMKLIPMRTKLDLAILPIGDNFTMDVEDAILASDFVQCDKILGYHYDTFGYIEINHKEAIQKFFDNDKDLMLLAIGESIEL; from the coding sequence ATGAAAATCACATTTTACGGACACGCTTCTTTAGGTATTCAAGTAGGCGGAAAAAACATCATCGTTGATCCTTATATTTCTGCAAATCCTGCAGCGGCTCATATCGATATCAATACCCTTGAGGCCGATTTTATTTTGCTCACACACGCACATGGTGATCATATTGTAGACGTAGAGGCAATTGCAAAGCGAACCAATGCAGTTATTGTTTCCAATGCTGAAATCGCAGGTTATTACGCTGCCAAAGGTTTTACATCGCACCCCATGAATCACGGCGGAAGCTGGGAGTTTGAATTTGGGAAAGTAAAATACGTGAATGCCATTCATTCTAGTTCTTTTCCTAACGGCAATAACGGTGGGAATCCAGGTGGATTTGTTATCGAGGGCGAACACAAAAATATCTACATCGCCGGCGATACCGCTTTGACGATGGATATGAAGTTGATCCCCATGCGCACCAAATTAGATTTGGCTATTCTGCCTATCGGAGACAACTTCACGATGGACGTTGAGGATGCTATTTTGGCTTCTGATTTTGTACAATGCGACAAGATTTTAGGCTACCATTACGACACTTTTGGTTATATCGAAATCAATCATAAAGAAGCGATTCAGAAATTTTTTGACAATGATAAAGATTTAATGTTACTAGCTATAGGCGAAAGCATCGAATTATAA
- the menA gene encoding 1,4-dihydroxy-2-naphthoate octaprenyltransferase — protein MKHWIEAARLRTLPLSVSGIIVGSMYALAHPTFDILTPTEVFNWRLFGFAILTTLGLQILSNFANDYGDGVKGTDNEDRVGPKRAIQSGVITAPAMKRAIIITSALTLLSAVLLIYYAFGKTNIFYSLFFLVLGILSIISAIRYTVGNTAYGYRGYGDLFVFIFFGLVSTLGVNFLYSKELDDFLFLPAIAIGLLSVGVLNLNNMRDEESDKKSNKNTIVVKIGGAKAKQYHYFLIVSAMFLVLLFAVLEDFNFDQYIFLLAYIPLIKHLSTVAKNKNPKELDPELKKVALSTFALSVLLSLCMIFFFSDILVNLFLGGR, from the coding sequence ATGAAACATTGGATTGAAGCCGCAAGATTGCGCACTTTACCATTATCAGTATCTGGAATAATCGTAGGAAGTATGTATGCCTTGGCACATCCTACTTTTGATATCTTAACACCAACCGAAGTATTCAACTGGAGGTTATTTGGTTTTGCAATACTCACTACTTTGGGATTGCAAATCCTATCTAATTTTGCTAATGACTATGGTGATGGAGTCAAAGGAACAGATAATGAAGATCGAGTAGGTCCCAAACGTGCCATTCAAAGCGGGGTAATTACTGCCCCAGCCATGAAACGTGCAATTATTATCACTTCGGCACTAACGTTGCTATCAGCGGTTTTACTAATTTATTATGCGTTTGGAAAAACTAATATTTTTTATTCACTATTCTTTTTGGTGTTAGGAATTCTTTCCATAATATCGGCTATTCGATATACAGTTGGGAATACGGCTTATGGATATCGTGGATATGGTGATTTATTTGTATTTATATTTTTTGGTTTGGTAAGTACTTTGGGTGTTAATTTCTTGTATTCAAAAGAACTAGACGATTTCTTGTTTTTACCTGCAATCGCTATTGGTTTGCTAAGTGTTGGGGTTTTGAATCTTAACAATATGCGTGATGAAGAGTCTGATAAAAAGTCTAATAAAAATACCATTGTAGTTAAAATAGGTGGAGCCAAAGCGAAACAATATCACTATTTTTTGATTGTTTCAGCAATGTTTTTAGTGCTGCTTTTTGCAGTTTTAGAAGACTTTAATTTTGATCAATATATCTTTTTGCTAGCATATATTCCTTTAATTAAACATTTAAGTACCGTTGCTAAAAACAAGAACCCCAAAGAATTAGATCCTGAATTGAAAAAAGTAGCTTTGAGTACTTTTGCTCTTTCAGTTTTATTGTCTTTGTGTATGATTTTCTTTTTCTCAGATATATTAGTGAATTTGTTTTTGGGAGGAAGATAG
- a CDS encoding L-threonylcarbamoyladenylate synthase, with amino-acid sequence MAEFIKIYEDKPNEAAIAKVVKVLQAGGLVIYPTDTVYGLGCDITNSKALEKIARIKGVKLDKAKFSFICHDLSNLSDYVRQIDTATFKILKRALPGPYTFILPGNNNLPKEFKKKTTVGIRVPENNIVLEIVRVLGNPIVTTSIRDEDDVVEYTTDPELIFEKWQNLVDLVIDGGYGDNVGSTIIDLSEHEPVVIREGKGSLDVL; translated from the coding sequence ATGGCAGAATTCATTAAAATATACGAAGACAAACCTAACGAAGCAGCAATTGCCAAAGTGGTTAAGGTGTTACAAGCAGGTGGGTTGGTGATTTATCCCACAGATACAGTATATGGTTTGGGTTGTGATATTACCAACAGTAAAGCCCTTGAAAAAATTGCACGTATCAAAGGGGTAAAATTGGATAAAGCAAAATTTTCATTTATCTGTCATGACTTGAGTAATCTATCTGATTATGTTCGGCAAATTGATACGGCTACTTTCAAGATTTTGAAACGAGCTTTGCCTGGGCCTTATACTTTTATTTTACCTGGAAATAATAATTTACCAAAAGAATTTAAGAAGAAAACGACAGTTGGTATTCGTGTTCCGGAAAATAATATTGTACTTGAAATTGTACGAGTATTGGGGAATCCAATTGTCACAACCTCTATTCGTGATGAAGATGATGTTGTGGAATATACGACTGATCCAGAATTAATTTTTGAAAAATGGCAAAATCTTGTCGACTTGGTTATTGATGGTGGTTATGGAGATAATGTAGGTTCTACTATTATCGACTTGTCTGAACATGAGCCTGTTGTGATAAGAGAAGGTAAAGGGAGTTTAGATGTCTTGTAG
- a CDS encoding type I restriction enzyme HsdR N-terminal domain-containing protein: MQKLQFPTYTFRFKNSENKVSIFDEIRKKFIILTPEEWVRQHVVRFLLEEKQIPKSLINVEKVLKVNGLRKRYDAVVYNSDGTIYILVECKAPEVKITQGVFDQIARYNMTMNAEYLMVTNGLNHYFCQMDYENEKFDFLPDLPQYSIKK; the protein is encoded by the coding sequence ATGCAAAAGCTACAATTCCCTACTTATACATTTCGATTCAAAAATAGCGAAAATAAAGTGTCTATCTTTGATGAAATCAGGAAAAAATTCATCATCCTTACTCCCGAAGAATGGGTTCGTCAGCACGTAGTACGTTTTTTATTAGAAGAAAAACAGATTCCGAAATCCTTAATCAATGTTGAAAAAGTATTAAAAGTAAACGGTTTAAGAAAAAGATACGATGCAGTCGTCTATAATTCTGATGGTACTATTTACATTTTAGTCGAATGTAAAGCACCTGAAGTAAAAATTACCCAAGGAGTTTTTGACCAAATAGCCCGTTATAACATGACCATGAATGCCGAATATTTAATGGTAACCAATGGTTTGAATCACTACTTTTGCCAAATGGATTATGAAAATGAGAAATTCGATTTTCTACCCGATTTACCACAATACTCAATTAAAAAATGA
- a CDS encoding UvrD-helicase domain-containing protein: MQQYISQLNDAQQLPVLQKEGPMIIIAGAGSGKTRVLTIRIAYLMSQGIDAFNILSLTFTNKAAREMKERISSIVGASEAKNLWMGTFHSIFARMLRSEADKLGYPSNFTIYDSQDSLRALSGIIKEMQLDKDIYKPKQILSRISSFKNSLITVKAYFNDPDLQEADAMAKKPRMGEIYRNYVDRCFKSGAMDFDDLLLKTNELLTRFPEVLAKYQNRFRYIMVDEYQDTNHSQYLIVRALSDKFQNICVVGDDAQSIYAFRGANINNILNFQKDYEGVQMYRLEQNYRSTKNIVEAANTIIDKNKVKLDKIVWTANDFGPKIKVHRSMTDAEEGRFVASTIFEQKMQNQLHNGAFAILYRTNAQSRAMEDALRKRDIPYRIYGGLSFYQRKEIKDVLCYLRLVINPKDEEALVRVINYPARGIGDTTVEKLTVAANHYKRSIFEIMKNIDKIDLKLNNGTKQKLKDFVLMIRSFQVINENQDAFYLTDHVAKKSGLVQELKKDATPEGMLRIQNIEELLNGIKDFTEGQKEIDGARGSLEEFMEDVALATDLDKDTSDQDRVGLMTIHLAKGLEFPHVFVVGMEEDLFPSAMSMSTRSELEEERRLFYVALTRAEHQAYLTYAQSRYRWGKLTDCEPSRFIEEIDSQYLEYLTPAESNYRYQSTIDKDIFDDVDKSKFRMSKPLNGVPPKPASPNDPKSEMNVRKLKPVSSNGSSTKANLFDNQLTIGNVVMHERFGKGQVLNIEGVGGDKKAEIKFEVGGIKKLLLRFAKLDIIG; the protein is encoded by the coding sequence ATGCAACAATATATTTCACAACTAAACGACGCCCAACAATTACCTGTTTTGCAAAAAGAAGGCCCAATGATTATCATTGCTGGAGCCGGTTCTGGTAAAACGCGGGTGTTGACAATTCGTATTGCTTATTTGATGAGTCAAGGAATTGATGCATTTAATATTTTGTCGTTGACTTTTACGAACAAAGCTGCACGTGAAATGAAAGAACGTATTTCATCTATTGTGGGAGCAAGCGAGGCCAAAAACCTTTGGATGGGAACTTTCCACTCTATTTTTGCCCGTATGTTACGTTCCGAAGCGGATAAACTAGGGTATCCTTCTAATTTTACTATTTATGATTCACAGGACTCCTTGCGAGCACTTTCGGGTATTATTAAGGAAATGCAGCTGGATAAAGATATCTATAAGCCAAAACAGATTTTGAGCCGAATTTCGAGCTTTAAAAACAGTTTAATAACGGTAAAAGCATATTTTAACGATCCAGATTTACAAGAAGCCGATGCGATGGCAAAAAAACCTCGTATGGGGGAAATATATAGAAATTATGTAGACCGTTGCTTCAAATCGGGTGCGATGGATTTTGATGATTTGTTGTTGAAAACCAACGAATTGCTAACCCGTTTTCCAGAAGTTTTGGCTAAATATCAAAATCGTTTTCGATACATAATGGTAGATGAGTACCAAGATACAAATCACTCGCAGTATTTAATTGTAAGAGCTTTGTCTGATAAGTTTCAAAATATTTGTGTGGTTGGTGATGATGCTCAAAGTATATATGCTTTTCGTGGTGCGAACATCAATAATATTTTGAATTTTCAAAAAGATTATGAAGGTGTACAAATGTATCGTCTGGAGCAAAATTACCGTTCAACTAAAAACATTGTAGAAGCGGCTAATACGATTATTGATAAAAATAAAGTAAAACTCGATAAAATTGTTTGGACAGCCAATGATTTTGGTCCCAAGATAAAAGTACACCGCAGCATGACCGATGCGGAGGAAGGTCGATTTGTAGCAAGTACTATTTTTGAACAAAAAATGCAAAACCAACTGCATAATGGTGCTTTCGCTATTTTGTATCGCACCAATGCACAATCCCGTGCGATGGAGGATGCGCTTCGAAAAAGAGATATACCGTACCGTATTTATGGTGGTTTATCTTTTTATCAAAGAAAAGAAATCAAAGATGTGCTTTGTTATTTGCGATTGGTTATTAATCCAAAAGACGAAGAAGCTTTGGTACGTGTGATTAATTATCCTGCTAGGGGAATTGGAGATACAACCGTTGAAAAATTGACTGTTGCTGCCAATCACTACAAGCGTTCGATTTTTGAAATCATGAAGAATATTGATAAAATCGATTTGAAACTGAACAATGGAACCAAGCAAAAATTGAAAGATTTTGTTTTGATGATTCGTAGTTTTCAAGTGATTAATGAGAACCAAGATGCTTTTTACCTGACGGATCATGTCGCCAAAAAATCAGGTTTGGTACAGGAATTAAAAAAAGACGCCACTCCGGAAGGAATGTTGCGTATTCAGAATATAGAAGAACTACTTAATGGTATCAAGGATTTTACCGAAGGGCAAAAAGAAATTGATGGAGCTAGAGGTTCATTAGAAGAATTCATGGAAGATGTTGCTTTGGCTACTGACTTAGATAAGGATACTTCTGATCAAGACCGAGTAGGTTTGATGACGATTCACTTGGCTAAAGGCTTAGAATTCCCTCACGTATTTGTGGTAGGGATGGAAGAAGATTTATTTCCATCCGCTATGAGTATGAGTACTCGTAGCGAATTAGAAGAAGAGCGTCGTTTGTTTTACGTTGCTTTGACACGTGCAGAGCATCAAGCGTATTTGACCTACGCTCAATCGCGCTACCGCTGGGGAAAATTGACAGATTGCGAACCGTCTCGTTTTATAGAGGAAATTGATAGCCAATATCTAGAATACCTCACGCCAGCTGAAAGTAATTACCGTTACCAATCCACCATTGATAAAGATATTTTTGATGATGTGGATAAATCTAAATTTAGAATGTCTAAACCTTTAAATGGTGTTCCGCCAAAACCGGCTTCACCAAATGATCCGAAGTCAGAAATGAATGTTCGGAAACTAAAACCTGTTTCTAGTAATGGATCATCTACAAAGGCTAATTTGTTCGACAACCAGTTAACTATTGGTAATGTAGTGATGCATGAACGTTTTGGTAAAGGGCAAGTGTTGAATATAGAAGGCGTAGGGGGAGATAAAAAAGCCGAAATCAAATTTGAAGTAGGGGGGATTAAAAAATTGTTGTTGCGTTTTGCGAAGTTGGATATTATTGGGTAA
- a CDS encoding glycosyltransferase family 2 protein — protein sequence MKIAVVILNWNGVALLQQFLPSVIQYSPEATIYVADNASTDNSIPYIKEHFPNVKIVLNKKNYGFAQGYNEALKHIEADVYALVNSDIEVTENWLQPIIKTFEKEPKTAVIQPKILDFKNKEYFEYAGAAGGFIDKYGYPYCRGRIFETIEKDNGQYNDEKEIFWASGACFFIRANVYNELKGFDDDFFAHQEEIDLCWRIINKGFMIKYNSKSTVYHVGGATLDQGNPKKTYLNFRNSLFMLVKNLPSKSVFPILFSRMILDGVAGLKFISEGKWKHFRAILQAHFSFYSSFIINYKKRASSQRSNYFKERSIVYTYYVNSGKVFVN from the coding sequence ATGAAAATAGCAGTCGTTATCCTCAACTGGAATGGAGTCGCATTACTCCAGCAGTTTTTACCTTCAGTGATACAATATTCGCCCGAAGCCACTATATATGTAGCAGATAATGCTTCTACAGATAACTCTATACCTTATATAAAGGAGCATTTTCCAAACGTGAAAATTGTATTAAACAAAAAAAACTACGGTTTTGCTCAAGGTTATAACGAAGCCTTAAAACATATCGAAGCCGATGTTTACGCTTTGGTAAACTCCGATATTGAAGTAACCGAAAATTGGCTACAGCCCATCATTAAAACTTTTGAAAAAGAACCGAAAACTGCTGTAATTCAGCCCAAAATTTTAGATTTCAAAAACAAAGAATATTTTGAATATGCTGGTGCAGCTGGAGGTTTCATAGATAAATATGGTTATCCGTATTGCCGAGGACGTATTTTTGAAACAATCGAAAAAGACAATGGTCAATACAATGACGAAAAAGAAATATTCTGGGCATCAGGAGCATGCTTTTTCATTCGTGCCAATGTTTATAACGAATTAAAAGGATTCGACGATGATTTTTTTGCGCATCAAGAGGAAATCGATTTGTGTTGGCGCATCATCAACAAAGGTTTTATGATTAAATATAATTCAAAATCTACAGTATATCACGTAGGCGGTGCAACATTAGACCAAGGGAATCCCAAGAAAACCTATCTCAATTTCAGAAATTCCTTGTTCATGTTGGTAAAAAACTTACCCTCAAAATCAGTTTTTCCAATTCTTTTTTCCAGAATGATTCTGGACGGAGTTGCAGGATTAAAATTTATTTCAGAAGGGAAATGGAAACATTTTAGGGCTATTTTACAAGCTCATTTTAGCTTTTATAGCTCATTTATAATTAATTACAAAAAAAGAGCTTCGTCACAACGTTCAAACTACTTTAAAGAAAGGTCAATAGTCTACACGTATTATGTTAACAGTGGCAAGGTATTTGTTAACTAA
- a CDS encoding o-succinylbenzoate synthase has protein sequence MTATYHKYILDFKRPSGTSRGVITHKETWFIIIEQDGVKGIGECGLLRGLSADDRPDYEAKLQWTCENIHLGKNKLWEDLIEFPSIQFGVEMAFQSMSSENPFLLFPSAFTNQEKSIPINGLVWMGDTDFMMEQIQEKIKQGFHCIKLKIGAIDFDKELALLRFIRTHFSPDQMEIRVDANGAFDSNEALDKLNQLSEFKLHSIEQPIQKNNTDRMADLCKMTPFPIALDEELIGVFRREEKEVLLQKIKPQFIILKPSFVGGFKGTMEWILLAEKHNIGWWITSALESNIGLNAIAQWTYLLNNSMPQGLGTGALYTNNFDSPLSVENGKLWYKQELGWEFEFEQLK, from the coding sequence ATGACGGCAACTTATCATAAATATATTCTCGACTTCAAACGCCCTTCTGGAACCTCTAGAGGTGTTATTACACATAAAGAAACTTGGTTTATCATCATAGAACAAGATGGAGTAAAAGGAATCGGGGAGTGCGGACTTTTACGCGGACTAAGTGCAGATGATCGTCCGGATTATGAAGCCAAATTACAATGGACTTGTGAGAACATTCATCTGGGTAAAAACAAACTTTGGGAAGACTTGATTGAATTTCCTTCAATTCAGTTTGGAGTCGAAATGGCGTTTCAATCTATGTCTAGTGAAAATCCGTTTTTGTTGTTTCCTTCGGCCTTTACTAATCAAGAAAAATCGATTCCAATAAATGGTCTTGTTTGGATGGGAGATACCGATTTTATGATGGAACAAATTCAGGAAAAAATAAAACAAGGTTTCCATTGTATAAAACTCAAAATAGGAGCTATAGATTTCGATAAAGAACTGGCGTTATTGCGCTTTATACGAACACATTTTAGTCCAGATCAAATGGAAATAAGGGTTGATGCAAACGGCGCTTTCGATTCAAATGAAGCTTTAGATAAATTAAATCAATTATCTGAATTTAAGCTACATAGTATTGAGCAGCCTATTCAAAAAAATAACACTGACAGGATGGCAGATCTATGTAAAATGACACCATTTCCAATTGCGCTAGACGAGGAGCTTATAGGAGTGTTTAGACGCGAAGAAAAAGAAGTATTATTACAAAAAATAAAGCCTCAATTCATCATTTTGAAGCCTAGTTTTGTAGGCGGGTTCAAAGGAACGATGGAGTGGATTTTATTAGCCGAAAAACACAACATTGGATGGTGGATTACGTCAGCTTTAGAAAGTAATATTGGACTAAATGCTATTGCTCAATGGACCTATTTATTAAACAATTCCATGCCACAAGGTTTGGGTACAGGAGCACTTTATACCAATAATTTTGATTCTCCACTATCTGTTGAAAACGGAAAATTATGGTATAAACAAGAATTAGGTTGGGAATTTGAATTTGAACAGTTAAAATAA
- a CDS encoding 1,4-dihydroxy-2-naphthoyl-CoA synthase, giving the protein MDWITAKEYEDITYKKCNGVARIAFNRPNVRNAFRPKTTSELYDAFYNAQEDTSIGVVLLSAEGPSTKDGVYSFCSGGDQNARGHQGYVGEDGQHRLNILEVQRLIRFMPKVVIAVVPGWAVGGGHSLHVVCDMSLASKEHAIFKQTDADVTSFDGGYGSAYLAKMVGQKKAREIFFLGRNYSAQEAFEMGMVNAVIPHDELEDTAYEWAQEILGKSPMAIKMLKFAMNLTDDGMVGQQVFAGEATRLAYMTEEAKEGRNAFLEKRKPNFEKKWLP; this is encoded by the coding sequence ATGGATTGGATTACTGCCAAAGAATACGAAGATATCACCTATAAAAAATGCAATGGTGTGGCTAGAATAGCTTTTAACCGCCCAAATGTACGCAACGCTTTTCGTCCTAAAACTACTTCCGAATTATACGATGCTTTTTACAATGCACAAGAGGACACTTCTATCGGAGTAGTGTTACTTTCTGCTGAAGGACCTTCTACTAAGGATGGTGTGTATTCTTTTTGCAGTGGTGGAGATCAAAACGCTCGTGGTCACCAAGGTTATGTAGGCGAAGATGGACAGCACCGCTTGAATATTTTAGAAGTACAACGTTTAATTCGCTTCATGCCAAAAGTCGTAATTGCAGTTGTGCCAGGTTGGGCAGTTGGTGGTGGACATAGTTTACATGTGGTTTGTGATATGAGTTTGGCAAGCAAGGAGCACGCAATTTTCAAACAAACAGATGCCGATGTTACCAGTTTTGATGGAGGTTATGGTTCTGCTTATTTGGCCAAAATGGTCGGGCAAAAGAAAGCGAGAGAGATTTTCTTTCTAGGTCGAAATTATTCAGCTCAAGAAGCTTTTGAAATGGGTATGGTGAATGCAGTAATTCCGCATGACGAACTCGAAGATACGGCTTACGAATGGGCACAAGAAATTTTAGGAAAATCACCGATGGCTATTAAAATGCTGAAATTTGCTATGAATTTGACAGATGACGGCATGGTAGGACAACAAGTTTTTGCCGGTGAAGCTACAAGATTGGCCTATATGACCGAAGAAGCTAAAGAAGGTAGAAACGCTTTCCTTGAAAAAAGAAAACCTAACTTTGAAAAGAAATGGTTGCCATAG